The genomic DNA CTTATTTACTTTCATTGTACGGATCATTCCAGTGAAAATCTTCAATGAGCCTGTGACGGTTTTGACCGTATCAAACATTCCTTCCTTATCTTCTTGCATATCTTTGTTATAAGCAAGAGGAAGCCCTTTTAAGACTGTTAACAATCCAATAAGGTTACCGTAAACCCTTCCCGTTTTCCCGCGAATCAGCTCCGCCATATCCGGGTTTTTCTTTTGCGGCATAATGCTGCTTCCGGTTGAAAAACTATCATCAAGTTCAATAAAGCTGAATTCCTGGCTCGCCCATAAAATGATCTCTTCACTTAATCTTGATAGATGCATCATTAAGATCGAACTATCCGATAAAAATTCAAGGATAAAATCGCGATCACTCACTGCGTCCAAACTATTTTCATAAATGCCTTCAAAACCGAGCAACTCAGCACTATACTCTCGGTCAATCGGGAAAGTCGTTCCTGCAAGCGCACCTGCTCCAAGAGGCGATTTATTAATTCTTTTCAGACTTTCTGAAAACCGCTGTTTATCTCTTTCCAGCATCCAAAAATAGGCCATTAAATGGTGGGCAAACGAAATCGGCTGGGCCCGTTGAAGATGGGTGTAACCAGGCATAATTGTTTCAACGTGCTTTTCTGCTTTTTCGAGGAGAGCTTCCTGAAACTCATTGATTAAATCAATGATGATCAGAACTTGTTTCCGCAAATATAAATGCATATCCACAGCAACCTGGTCATTCCGGCTCCTTGCTGTATGCAGTTTGCCGCCAACCGGTCCGATTTCCTCAGTCAGCATGCTTTCCAGATTAAGATGAATGTCTTCAAGCTTAATAGAAAAAGAGAGCTCTTGTTTTAATGCCTTTTCTTTTAATCTATTTAATCCTTCAATAATAAGATGGCCTTCATCTTTCGTAAGAATGCCGCATTCAGTCAGCATGGCAGCATGTGCTTTGCTGCCTTCAATGTCTTCAAGCACTAATTCCTTATCAAACGTAATGGAAGCCCCAAACTCATCTACCCATTCCTCGGCAGATTTTGTAAACCTTCCACCCCAAAGTTTTTTCACACTGTCACCTTCTTGTTATTTACGATGCTTTGCACTTTTGTCGGCAGACCCCACAATTTGATAAAACCGACAGCTGCACTATGGTCAAAAGCATCATCTGATGTATAAGTAGCAAGCTTTTCATCATATAGAGAGTAAGGTGATTTTCTTCCTTCAATAATGGCATGGCCTTTAAAGAGCTTGACTCTAACAATTCCTGTTACATGTTTTTGCGTTTCTTTTAAAAATGCAGCGAGAGCGTCCTTTAATGGAGAAAACCACAAACCTTCATAAATAATTTCGGAAATTTTCTTTTCAATGATTGGCTTAAAGTGGGCGACTTCTTTAACAAGAGTCAAATCTTCAAGTTCTTTATGCGCTTTAATCAATGTCATCGCTCCTGGGCACTCATACACTTCACGGGATTTTATTCCGACGAGGCGATTTTCTACATGGTCAATACGGCCTACGCCATGTTTGCCAGCTAGGATGTTCAGTTCTAAAATTAATTGTGCTAAAGAATAATGTTTCCCGTTTAATGTGACAGGGACCCCTTCTTCAAATCCGATTTCTACTATATCCGGAACATCAGGTGTCGTTTCAAGGCTCGCGGTTAATTCATATGCTTCTTCAGGCGGCGCAGCCCACGGGTCTTCTAAAATCCCGCATTCATTGCTGCGGCCCCACAAATTCTGATCGATAGAAAACGGACTGTCAAGATCAATTGGGATCGGAATTCCATGTTTCTTAGCATATTCAATCTCCTCTTCACGCGACCAGCTCCATTCACGTACCGGTGCAAGTACTTGAAGCTCAGGATTTAATGCATTTATAGATACTTCAAATCTAACCTGGTCATTCCCTTTGCCTGTACATCCGTGTGCTACAGCAACCGCTCCTTCTTTTTCGGCAACTTCAACCAGTTTTTTTGCAATAAGCGGACGTGACAATGCCGATACAAGCGGATATTTTCCTTCATATAAAGCATGCGCCTGAAGCGCCATCAAGGCATATTCATTTGCAAATTCTTCTTTGGCATCAATAACATATGATTGAACGGCTCCAACTTTTAGCGCCTTTTGTTGAACAAATTCAAGATCCTTCCCTTCGCCTACATCCAAGCAGCAAGCTACCACCGAATACCCCTGCTCTTCCAGCCATTTAATTGCTACCGAAGTATCAAGACCGCCTGAATATGCGAGAACAACTTTTGGTTTAGACACAATGATTCCTCCTCATTATACGAATAAATATACAATTAACTATATTTTTATTCACTAATTGGTATTAACTTTAACAACTTTTACGAAAAATTTCAATAGTTATTCTAAAAAATGTATAGAATTTAATTTATATACAGGCATTTTGCAAATAAAAAAATAAAGGAAAATGGCTGAAAAAAGATAAATGGGAATCGCTGGGCATCCCGAAAGGAGTCAAAGCAATTTTTGCAGCAAATGAAGAACAACCTATAGAAGCTTCCATTCATGTAATGTAAAATAAGGATAACAAATTAGCGTGGGGGCTTTATCATGGTGGAATACTTTACGGAAGATAAGCGGCTTGGAATTCCTGTTCCATCGCTAACAAAAGATTGGGACGAATACAGCCGGGAAACACAACAATCGATTCTTCTCTATTGGGAAAAAATTCGCGGCAGAATTCCCGATCGAATTGCAGAACTTGAGAGCATCATTAATAAAAAACAAGCCGAATTATCGGACGAAAGTGATTTCAAACGATCGTGCCAACTGAATAGCGAAATAGCCGATCTGGCTTCAATAATTAATGACTTGTGGCTTTGGTACAGGACTAATCAAGATATTACACAAAAGCTGCACCAATAGACATGGGCTGACCCTCAACTATTGTGTCAGCCCATTTTCTTCTTTATAAGTCTTTTCGCAATTCCCTGACGACATGTCCCAGTTCCGGCAGGATTAATTTGCTCATTGCCAGCCGCACGGCACCGGTTGATCCAGGAGTTAAAAAAACAGCCTTATCTTTAATTACCCCTGCCGCTGCCCGAGATAAAATCGCGGCCGAGCCGATGTCTTCCTGGTAACTGAGCATCCGGAACAGCTCGCCAAAACCGGGGATTTCTTTGTCAAACAGGCTGCTGACTGTTTCAATCGTTACATCGCGTTTGGCAATGCCAGTCCCGCCGTTTGTCAAGATCACGTCAATATCTGAATCTTGACAGCCTTTTAATACTTCTTCCCTAATCGCAATCTCCTCGTCTTTTACTATAACGTAATCGATGATCAAGTGGCCGGCACCTTCAAGAAGCTCGATCATCAATTTTCCGCTCTTATCTGTTTGCTTATCTCGTGTATCACTTACGGTGATCACTTTACATTTTACTTTTCTCGGCGCCTCTTTCTTATGTTCCGTTGTGCTCATTGAAAACCTCCGCTTTTTTCTAATAAATATCTCATTTGATAATATTTTTGGGCAAAATCAGTGACTTTTCTTGTTAATTGATAATTTACTCCAGCCCCGATTGCCATGCTGATAAAAGGGATTCCTTGAACAGAACGGTTCTTAAATAATAGAATCAAAATTCCCTTTAAAACCTGCTTAAGAGGATGTTCAAGCCATGTAACATTTGTCAGTTCTTCTTTTCCTTCATAAAAGTAATAATCATTTACTTTTTCTAAATCCGCCATTAAATCTTCCCATGCCTGCCCCTGCAGCCTGGCAGGCAAAGTTGCCGCATGAAAAACTTTTAGAGCCGTCATCATTTCAAATGGCGTATTGACTTCAAAACTATAGGTCATTGCAATTAGTTGAACAGCCCGAAGGTTAATGACAGCCATTGCAGGGAGATCGGTTCCAAGTAACAAAACACTCCCCGTACCTGATAAACCTCCTTGCACGAATGAATATAGCCGATGCCGTGAAATTTGCTGATGAGCTATGTAACGAAGCTGATCAATATGTAATTTTTTTAAATCTGATATTGTATGAATATCTTCCTGGAATACCCGGCCTGCCGTCAGGATTCTTTCCTTTGCATCGTTTTGCAATTGCGATCCCTGGATAAGAGCGTGAAGATGAAAAAGCCAATTGTCCAGTACGGAAAAGATTTGTTTTTGTGCTTCATCCGGAAGCAAATCGAACGACCACTCCAAATATTTTTCATAAGCTGCCTCTAAATCATTTCTCACATAACTATACAGCTTATTTTCCCAACCTCTTATTTCATTTAGAACTTCCTTTTCCCGTTCTGTTAATGCCATGGAAAAAAGCCCCCTAGTAACAGCATATTTTCCTAAAGTATACCATATCCTCGGCGTCGTTTTCCCTTCAGCCAGCAAAATAGAAAAAAGACAAAAGGCAATGCCTCTTGTCTTTTATAATTTTGCCAGTCGTACAACATCACGAGCAATCATTACTTCCTCATTTGTCGGGATTATCATAACTTTTACCGGAGAATGTGGATAGTTGATAAATGCTTCTTGTCCGCGAACCTTATTCAGAGAAGGATCCCAGTATACACCCATAAATTCAAGACCTCTTAACACTTTGGCACGGATAACATCACTGTTTTCACCGATTCCGGCTGTAAAGATAATTGCATCTACACCGTTCATGCGGGCAGCGTACAATCCGATATATTTATGAATGCGGTCCGCAAATACTTCAAGTGCAAGCTCAGCGCGCTCATTTCCCTGAGCAGCTTGAGCTTCAATATCACGAAGGTCACTGGAAAATCCGGAAATACCTAGCAATCCGCTCTTTTTGTTTAATATATCGAGAACTTCGTCAGCTGTTTTTCCTGTTTTCTCCATAATGAATGGAATAAGCGCTGGGTCAATGTTACCTGAACGTGTTCCCATCGTTACCCCTGCAAGCGGTGTGAAACCCATGGATGTGTCAATTGATTTTCCGCCTTCAATGGCTGCAATACTTGCCCCATTTCCAAGGTGGCAAGAAATTAAACGCAATTGCTCAATTGGGCGTCCAAGCATTTCAGCTGCACGCTGGGAGACATACTTATGAGAAGTTCCATGGAATCCGTACTTGCGGATGCCATATTTTTCATAATATTCATAAGGCAAGCTATATAAAAACGAGCTTTCCGGCATTGTTTGGTGGAATGCTGTATCAAATACTGCAACAGCAGGAACATTTGGAAGCACTTGCTGGAACGCTTTGATACCGGTTACATTAGCCGGGTTATGAAGAGGTGCGAGTTCTGATAATTCCTCAATCTTTTTCAAAACTTCTTCAGTTATTAAGACAGAATCATCAAATACTTCACCGCCATGTACAACACGGTGCCCAATTCCTTCAATTTCATCCAGTGATTTAATGATTCCAAGAGTAGTAAGCTTATCAAGCAAAAGCTTAACAGCTTCTTCGTGGTTAGGAATATCTCTAACTTCCTTTATTTTTTCACCGTTAACGGTAATATTAAATATCCCATCATTTAGACCAATACGTTCAATTAGTCCTTTTGTAACTACTTCTTCACTTGGCATTTCAAATAATTGAAATTTTAAAGAAGAACTGCCGGCATTAATAGCAATAATTTTTGACATTTACACTACCGCTCCTTTAATAAAACAACATCTGTGATATGATGCCCATTTTAGTACAACGTTAGTTTGTACATTTGGCACCAAATATATCTTCCAACAACACATTTAATCACTAAAATTTATACTTTTCAAGGTAAATGTGATTTACTGCACAAAGTAAATATATTCTGATATTTTCCGCTTTTTTAAGTTGTAATTCCCAAAATTATTAGCAATTTTTAAAAAGTATTACAGCTTCTCATAAAACAAATAAAAACCCTGCATCTCTACAGGGTTTGATAAAGCGTTTATTTATTTTCATTGATCCATGCCTCTATTTTGCGAAAAATTTTATCAACAGCTGCTGCATTTGAAAGTGTAGGTAATTCTGCGAGCAACACCTGCTTCGGAGGTTTTACGTCATCCCCTTTTTTCTGAATGATAAAAATACTTTTTGAAGCATTTTTGTTTTTAAACATCGATAATGGAAGTTGAAGAACACCCTGGATGACCAAATATTCCTTTATAAAATCATGGAGCTGTGAAGCCTGATCACTTTCGAAAAGTCCATTTGGGATTAATAAGAACATATATCCGCCAGGTTTCAAATACCGCGTACTTTGTTCAATAAACAAATGATGCGCATATGAGTGTCCAGACTTTGCCTTTAATTCGTATTCTGCAGCCCGATCATCATCCGGATAATATCCAACAGGCAAATCACAAATAACAGCATCTTGAGGTTCAACAAATAACGGCTGAAGGCTGTCCTGATTAAACAACTGAATTGGATGGGATTGAAGATTTGCATTTACATAAGCCAATCTTATTAATAGATCGTCGATATCAATTCCTGTCGCTTCAATCGTTTTATTTGGCTGCATGTTAAGAACCGTTGTTAAAAGGTTTCCAGTGCCGACCGCCGGATCC from Bacillus methanolicus MGA3 includes the following:
- a CDS encoding class I SAM-dependent methyltransferase, whose product is MGISAVEKLFTVFNETAQILQEELSCTYLDALAETGENLFQDTVLQEELSEITVKRLRKKYKEINLEKYSNEEIRKAYQLSILKGMKENVQPNHQMTPDAVGMLFGYLVSKFIKAPSFKLLDPAVGTGNLLTTVLNMQPNKTIEATGIDIDDLLIRLAYVNANLQSHPIQLFNQDSLQPLFVEPQDAVICDLPVGYYPDDDRAAEYELKAKSGHSYAHHLFIEQSTRYLKPGGYMFLLIPNGLFESDQASQLHDFIKEYLVIQGVLQLPLSMFKNKNASKSIFIIQKKGDDVKPPKQVLLAELPTLSNAAAVDKIFRKIEAWINENK
- a CDS encoding EcsC family protein, encoding MALTEREKEVLNEIRGWENKLYSYVRNDLEAAYEKYLEWSFDLLPDEAQKQIFSVLDNWLFHLHALIQGSQLQNDAKERILTAGRVFQEDIHTISDLKKLHIDQLRYIAHQQISRHRLYSFVQGGLSGTGSVLLLGTDLPAMAVINLRAVQLIAMTYSFEVNTPFEMMTALKVFHAATLPARLQGQAWEDLMADLEKVNDYYFYEGKEELTNVTWLEHPLKQVLKGILILLFKNRSVQGIPFISMAIGAGVNYQLTRKVTDFAQKYYQMRYLLEKSGGFQ
- a CDS encoding argininosuccinate synthase → MSKPKVVLAYSGGLDTSVAIKWLEEQGYSVVACCLDVGEGKDLEFVQQKALKVGAVQSYVIDAKEEFANEYALMALQAHALYEGKYPLVSALSRPLIAKKLVEVAEKEGAVAVAHGCTGKGNDQVRFEVSINALNPELQVLAPVREWSWSREEEIEYAKKHGIPIPIDLDSPFSIDQNLWGRSNECGILEDPWAAPPEEAYELTASLETTPDVPDIVEIGFEEGVPVTLNGKHYSLAQLILELNILAGKHGVGRIDHVENRLVGIKSREVYECPGAMTLIKAHKELEDLTLVKEVAHFKPIIEKKISEIIYEGLWFSPLKDALAAFLKETQKHVTGIVRVKLFKGHAIIEGRKSPYSLYDEKLATYTSDDAFDHSAAVGFIKLWGLPTKVQSIVNNKKVTV
- a CDS encoding molybdenum cofactor biosynthesis protein B, which encodes MSTTEHKKEAPRKVKCKVITVSDTRDKQTDKSGKLMIELLEGAGHLIIDYVIVKDEEIAIREEVLKGCQDSDIDVILTNGGTGIAKRDVTIETVSSLFDKEIPGFGELFRMLSYQEDIGSAAILSRAAAGVIKDKAVFLTPGSTGAVRLAMSKLILPELGHVVRELRKDL
- the argH gene encoding argininosuccinate lyase, which gives rise to MKKLWGGRFTKSAEEWVDEFGASITFDKELVLEDIEGSKAHAAMLTECGILTKDEGHLIIEGLNRLKEKALKQELSFSIKLEDIHLNLESMLTEEIGPVGGKLHTARSRNDQVAVDMHLYLRKQVLIIIDLINEFQEALLEKAEKHVETIMPGYTHLQRAQPISFAHHLMAYFWMLERDKQRFSESLKRINKSPLGAGALAGTTFPIDREYSAELLGFEGIYENSLDAVSDRDFILEFLSDSSILMMHLSRLSEEIILWASQEFSFIELDDSFSTGSSIMPQKKNPDMAELIRGKTGRVYGNLIGLLTVLKGLPLAYNKDMQEDKEGMFDTVKTVTGSLKIFTGMIRTMKVNKEQMEQSVKNDFSNATELADYLADKGVPFREAHEIVGKLVLSCVQKGCFLADLPLEEFKASSPLFEEDIYDALNPYNAVKRRNSAGGTGFAEVYKAIDKAKKYLRAENYGDQ
- a CDS encoding acetate kinase; the encoded protein is MSKIIAINAGSSSLKFQLFEMPSEEVVTKGLIERIGLNDGIFNITVNGEKIKEVRDIPNHEEAVKLLLDKLTTLGIIKSLDEIEGIGHRVVHGGEVFDDSVLITEEVLKKIEELSELAPLHNPANVTGIKAFQQVLPNVPAVAVFDTAFHQTMPESSFLYSLPYEYYEKYGIRKYGFHGTSHKYVSQRAAEMLGRPIEQLRLISCHLGNGASIAAIEGGKSIDTSMGFTPLAGVTMGTRSGNIDPALIPFIMEKTGKTADEVLDILNKKSGLLGISGFSSDLRDIEAQAAQGNERAELALEVFADRIHKYIGLYAARMNGVDAIIFTAGIGENSDVIRAKVLRGLEFMGVYWDPSLNKVRGQEAFINYPHSPVKVMIIPTNEEVMIARDVVRLAKL